A stretch of Rhizobium viscosum DNA encodes these proteins:
- a CDS encoding MFS transporter, with the protein MPLQRLVMLIFFLQPIAFGAWLPRIPDIQAKLELGTADLAVALLGLPVGTLITLPFAGRVVSRIGGRMAIIYGFIFFLAVVSLPAFAPSAALLFLALMVVGVALSTVELGMNVEADVTEKATGLIIMSRCHGFWSFGIMAGSLIGVGAIAIGLSPQWSILISAIVILPVALLASLRLPKLPESHHEENSQAKTGFKPPSLALLGICAFVFGVTMTEGAIADWSAVYLSDVMNAAGAQTGLGYSVFAFMVAAGRFSGDYMKGRFGAVAIARGCGIASLAGMLVVLLAPATPLALIGFAAVGVGVSVGFPLAVTAVASLTDRPPASSVAILSFAALSGFLIGPPIIGFLGELLGLRMGLAVLLVPLFVSLLCTRLLIPTQRDMVADLVEREAV; encoded by the coding sequence GTGCCGCTACAAAGACTTGTCATGCTGATCTTCTTTCTGCAACCGATAGCCTTTGGCGCTTGGTTGCCGCGCATTCCAGATATCCAGGCGAAGCTCGAACTCGGCACTGCCGATCTCGCGGTAGCCCTTCTGGGATTGCCTGTTGGCACGCTGATCACGCTGCCGTTTGCCGGCCGCGTCGTTTCGCGCATCGGCGGGCGGATGGCGATCATCTATGGGTTCATCTTCTTTCTTGCCGTGGTTTCGCTGCCAGCCTTCGCACCCAGCGCCGCGCTCCTGTTCCTTGCCCTGATGGTCGTCGGGGTCGCGCTTTCGACAGTGGAACTCGGCATGAATGTCGAGGCTGACGTGACGGAGAAGGCAACGGGGCTGATCATCATGAGCCGCTGCCATGGCTTCTGGAGTTTCGGCATCATGGCCGGCAGCCTGATCGGCGTTGGTGCCATAGCGATCGGGCTTTCTCCGCAGTGGTCGATCCTGATCAGTGCGATCGTCATCCTGCCGGTCGCCCTGCTTGCCAGCCTGCGCCTGCCGAAATTGCCTGAAAGTCACCATGAGGAGAATTCGCAGGCAAAGACCGGCTTCAAGCCGCCCAGTCTTGCCCTGCTCGGGATCTGTGCCTTCGTCTTCGGCGTGACCATGACCGAAGGTGCGATCGCCGACTGGTCGGCGGTCTATCTCAGCGATGTCATGAATGCCGCAGGCGCGCAAACCGGCCTCGGTTATTCGGTTTTCGCCTTCATGGTTGCGGCGGGGCGCTTCAGCGGTGATTACATGAAAGGCCGTTTCGGCGCGGTTGCCATTGCCCGCGGCTGCGGCATCGCCTCGCTTGCCGGCATGCTCGTCGTTCTGCTTGCGCCGGCGACGCCGCTTGCCCTGATCGGCTTTGCAGCCGTCGGTGTCGGCGTCTCGGTCGGATTTCCGCTTGCGGTGACGGCCGTCGCCTCACTGACCGACCGACCGCCCGCATCAAGCGTTGCCATACTCTCCTTTGCGGCGCTCAGCGGTTTTCTCATCGGGCCGCCGATCATCGGCTTTCTCGGCGAACTCCTGGGCTTGCGCATGGGGCTCGCGGTCCTGCTGGTACCGCTCTTCGTCAGCCTGCTCTGCACCCGTCTGCTGATTCCGACGCAGAGGGACATGGTGGCCGACCTCGTCGAGCGCGAGGCGGTGTGA
- a CDS encoding FUSC family protein, with the protein MISGFEFRDWLLANDPALSRLRMGTRVTLSILLSFTILLLIHLLIVPLPTASYGLGIVLSIEGGVAVRDKGSASQLVTRLLGCLASLVVVGIAAALESQRVLSDFVFLLVIFLASSARVYGPRGFAIGMFAFTSYFMGSYFHPTIGELPVVLIGPVVSALVSHWVRAVLLPDNWRRDLLRSLESVRGRINQILFKLAALAADGKVDEADRQELRQLEDRLKEVVLMAESFIPRPPGGAFDGASAPAAELAIRLFDAHLATESAIVLSYQSPPSFVLVHAVIEDDKAVLSAQEKAVANMEGQPQGETARALLWLGAARRQLAETIDAGRRSDFAEIASVEEASPSTPIDFSLKNPLMRSALQITLAAAIAMTLGLALSRERWFWAVLASFLVFSNTNSRGDTAIKALQRSIGTLFGIAFGLVLATLLTHHLAVAIAVSIVCVFLAFYFLQISYATMTFFISIVLCLVYGMMGVLTFDLLKLRLEETLIGAVAGTLVAFLVLPARTRGTLDTAVAKWFDALKELLLAVSEKKSQPELIVISQKIDACYRDITLSARPLGSTWSIVTRPGQIRQTLAIFLSVTYWSRILARNNTADAVDEDLKGRITADIGILDRVAPRGSECFLVARKQMRHVSRHLPLWREGARLAVEMIGSTIERLYPTETQDLPFAAGKAIAPVNQE; encoded by the coding sequence GTGATTTCCGGCTTTGAGTTCCGAGACTGGCTGCTTGCTAACGACCCGGCGCTTTCGCGCCTGCGCATGGGCACGCGGGTTACATTGTCGATCCTGCTCTCCTTCACGATCCTGCTTTTGATACACTTGCTCATCGTGCCGCTGCCGACCGCCTCCTATGGTCTCGGCATCGTGCTGTCGATCGAAGGCGGAGTCGCGGTGCGTGACAAGGGCTCGGCGAGCCAGCTCGTCACCAGGCTGCTCGGCTGTCTTGCAAGCCTCGTCGTCGTCGGTATCGCGGCGGCGCTGGAGTCGCAGCGCGTTCTCTCGGATTTCGTCTTCCTCTTGGTGATCTTCCTTGCCTCATCTGCGCGCGTCTACGGCCCGCGCGGCTTTGCAATCGGGATGTTCGCCTTCACTTCCTATTTCATGGGCTCCTACTTCCATCCGACGATCGGGGAATTGCCTGTTGTCCTGATCGGCCCTGTTGTCTCGGCGCTCGTCAGCCATTGGGTGAGGGCGGTGCTTCTGCCCGACAATTGGCGCCGCGACTTGCTGCGATCGCTCGAGAGCGTGCGGGGTCGCATCAACCAGATCCTCTTCAAGCTCGCTGCCCTTGCAGCGGATGGAAAGGTCGATGAGGCCGACCGGCAGGAACTGCGCCAGCTGGAGGACCGGCTGAAGGAAGTGGTACTGATGGCCGAGAGCTTCATTCCGCGCCCGCCGGGCGGCGCCTTCGATGGCGCTTCCGCACCGGCCGCTGAACTGGCGATCCGGCTATTCGATGCGCATCTGGCGACCGAAAGCGCCATCGTGCTGAGCTATCAGAGCCCGCCATCCTTTGTACTCGTCCATGCGGTAATCGAGGATGACAAGGCAGTGCTCTCAGCCCAGGAGAAGGCGGTCGCCAATATGGAAGGCCAGCCACAGGGCGAGACGGCGCGGGCGTTGCTCTGGCTGGGTGCCGCACGCCGACAGCTCGCGGAGACGATCGACGCAGGGCGCAGGTCCGACTTTGCCGAGATTGCCTCGGTTGAGGAGGCCAGTCCATCAACGCCGATCGACTTTTCCTTGAAGAACCCGCTGATGCGCTCGGCCCTGCAGATCACGCTCGCGGCGGCGATTGCCATGACGCTCGGGCTGGCGCTATCACGCGAACGCTGGTTCTGGGCGGTGCTGGCATCCTTCCTCGTTTTCAGCAATACCAATTCGCGCGGCGATACCGCCATCAAGGCGCTGCAGCGTTCGATCGGAACGCTGTTCGGCATCGCCTTCGGCCTGGTGCTGGCGACATTGCTGACGCACCATCTGGCTGTCGCAATCGCGGTTTCGATCGTCTGCGTCTTCCTTGCCTTCTATTTCCTGCAGATTTCCTATGCGACGATGACCTTCTTCATCTCGATCGTGCTCTGCCTGGTCTATGGCATGATGGGTGTCCTGACCTTCGACCTCCTCAAGCTGCGATTGGAAGAGACGCTGATCGGCGCGGTGGCGGGAACGCTGGTCGCCTTCCTCGTCCTGCCGGCACGCACACGCGGGACACTCGATACGGCGGTCGCCAAGTGGTTCGACGCCCTGAAGGAGCTGCTGCTGGCGGTATCGGAGAAGAAGAGCCAGCCGGAGCTCATCGTCATCTCGCAGAAGATCGATGCCTGCTATCGCGACATCACGCTTTCAGCGCGCCCGCTCGGCTCGACCTGGTCCATTGTCACCAGGCCGGGACAAATTCGCCAGACGCTGGCGATTTTCCTCTCGGTTACCTATTGGTCGCGCATCCTGGCCCGCAATAATACGGCCGATGCCGTCGACGAGGATCTTAAAGGGCGGATCACCGCAGATATCGGCATACTGGACAGAGTTGCGCCGCGCGGCTCGGAATGTTTCCTCGTCGCCCGCAAGCAAATGCGGCACGTCAGCCGTCACCTGCCGCTGTGGCGGGAAGGGGCGCGGCTCGCCGTCGAAATGATCGGCTCGACCATCGAACGGCTCTATCCGACAGAGACGCAGGACTTGCCGTTTGCGGCCGGCAAAGCTATTGCGCCCGTAAATCAGGAATAG
- a CDS encoding cupin domain-containing protein gives MFHVIPRESQEQFANRTIRFEGGDYGAPVSVFLIDNEPGQGPDLHVHPYTELWIVRSGKARFTVGEETLEPNVGDIVIVNAETPHCFKNVGTTRLELTCIHASPEIIQSWV, from the coding sequence ATGTTCCATGTCATACCGCGTGAAAGCCAGGAGCAGTTCGCCAATCGCACCATCCGTTTCGAGGGCGGCGATTATGGCGCGCCGGTCTCGGTCTTCCTGATCGACAATGAGCCCGGCCAGGGCCCGGACCTGCATGTTCACCCCTATACGGAATTGTGGATCGTCCGCTCCGGCAAGGCGCGCTTTACCGTCGGCGAGGAGACGCTGGAGCCCAACGTCGGCGATATCGTCATCGTCAACGCCGAGACGCCGCACTGCTTCAAGAATGTCGGGACGACGCGGTTGGAGCTCACCTGCATCCATGCCAGCCCCGAAATCATCCAGAGCTGGGTGTGA
- a CDS encoding glutaminase — translation MVDLQAVLDSIYKELTPRIGEGKVADYIPELAKIDPNQFGMSIITVDGKVYSVGHADVAFSIQSISKVFMLTLALGKVGEGLWKRVGREPSGSAFNSIVQLEHEHGIPRNPFINAGAIAVSDVVMAGHAPREAIGELLRFVRYLADDESITIDDKVARSETATGYRNFALANFMRSYRNLDHPVDHVLGVYFHQCALSMTCEQLARAGLFLAARGGNPLTGHSVVSPKRARRINALMLTCGHYDGSGDFAYHVGLPGKSGVGGGIFAVAPGIASIAVWSPGLNKVGNSQLGAVALEMLAARTGWSVFGD, via the coding sequence ATGGTGGATTTGCAGGCAGTCCTCGACAGCATCTACAAGGAGCTGACGCCCCGCATCGGCGAGGGCAAGGTCGCGGATTACATTCCCGAACTTGCCAAGATCGATCCGAACCAGTTCGGCATGTCGATCATTACCGTCGATGGCAAGGTCTACAGCGTCGGCCATGCCGATGTCGCCTTCTCGATCCAGAGCATTTCCAAGGTCTTCATGCTGACGCTGGCGCTCGGCAAGGTGGGCGAGGGGCTGTGGAAGCGGGTCGGCCGCGAACCCTCGGGCTCAGCCTTCAATTCCATCGTCCAGCTCGAGCATGAGCACGGCATCCCGCGCAACCCCTTCATCAATGCCGGCGCGATCGCCGTCAGCGATGTCGTCATGGCCGGCCATGCACCGCGCGAGGCGATCGGCGAACTGCTGCGCTTCGTGCGTTACCTCGCCGACGACGAATCCATCACCATCGACGATAAGGTGGCGCGTTCGGAAACAGCGACCGGCTACCGTAATTTCGCGCTCGCCAATTTCATGCGGTCCTACCGCAATCTCGACCATCCCGTCGATCATGTGCTCGGCGTCTATTTCCATCAATGCGCGCTTTCCATGACCTGCGAGCAGCTGGCCCGCGCCGGCCTGTTCCTTGCGGCACGCGGCGGCAATCCACTGACCGGCCATTCTGTCGTCTCGCCGAAGCGCGCGCGGCGCATCAATGCGCTGATGCTGACCTGCGGCCACTACGACGGATCGGGCGACTTCGCCTATCATGTGGGCCTGCCGGGCAAGAGCGGTGTCGGCGGCGGCATCTTTGCGGTGGCGCCCGGCATCGCCTCGATCGCGGTCTGGTCGCCGGGGCTGAACAAGGTCGGCAATTCGCAGCTTGGCGCCGTGGCGCTGGAGATGCTGGCGGCGCGCACCGGCTGGTCCGTTTTCGGCGATTGA
- the murI gene encoding glutamate racemase, translated as MTAPTNELKPVLVFDSGIGGLTVLREARVLMPERGFIYVADDAGFPYGGWEEQALKERIIGLFAKLLEDYDPEVCIIACNTAFTLVGADLRAAFPQMTFVGTVPAIKPAAERTRSGLVSVLATPGTVRRAYTRDLIQSFAQQCHVRLVGSENLARMAEAYIRGDAVSDEAVLTEIDQCFVEKDGRKTDIVVLACTHYPFMANLFRRLAPWPVDWLDPAEAIARRARTLVPHVADAVHPDNFDFAFFTSGNPDFATRRLMQGFGLSTR; from the coding sequence ATGACAGCGCCGACGAATGAGCTGAAACCCGTCCTCGTCTTTGATTCAGGCATAGGGGGGCTGACTGTCCTGCGCGAGGCACGCGTACTGATGCCGGAACGCGGCTTCATCTATGTTGCCGACGATGCCGGCTTTCCCTATGGCGGCTGGGAAGAGCAGGCGCTGAAGGAGCGGATTATCGGCCTCTTTGCCAAGCTGCTCGAAGATTACGATCCCGAGGTCTGCATCATTGCCTGCAACACGGCCTTCACGCTTGTGGGTGCCGACCTGCGCGCCGCCTTTCCGCAGATGACTTTCGTGGGCACGGTGCCGGCGATCAAGCCTGCCGCCGAGCGCACGCGCTCCGGCCTCGTCTCGGTGCTTGCGACCCCCGGCACGGTCAGGCGCGCCTATACGCGCGACCTCATCCAGTCCTTCGCGCAGCAATGCCATGTGCGGCTGGTCGGTTCCGAAAACCTGGCGCGCATGGCTGAAGCCTATATCCGCGGTGACGCCGTTTCAGACGAGGCAGTGCTCACCGAGATCGATCAATGCTTTGTCGAGAAGGATGGGCGCAAGACTGATATCGTCGTGCTCGCCTGTACGCATTATCCCTTCATGGCCAATCTATTCCGCAGGCTGGCGCCTTGGCCGGTGGACTGGCTGGATCCAGCGGAAGCGATTGCGCGCCGCGCCCGCACGCTGGTACCGCACGTTGCGGACGCCGTTCATCCTGACAATTTCGACTTTGCCTTCTTCACTTCGGGCAATCCGGATTTTGCCACGCGGCGGCTGATGCAAGGGTTCGGGCTGAGCACACGATAA
- a CDS encoding ATP-binding protein has protein sequence MQVGIDMGMASGNPATLDIEELLATRLLVQGNSGSGKSHLLRRLLEQSAQWVQQVIIDPEGDFVTLSDRFGHVVVDGERTEAELAGIANRIRQHRVSCVLTLEGLDIEQQMRAAAAFLNGMFDADREYWYPVLVVVDEAQMFAPSVGGDVSEDARKASLGAMTNLMCRGRKRGLAGVIATQRLAKLAKNVAAEASNFLMGRTFLDIDMARAADLLGMDRRQAEMFRDLKRGHFVALGPALSRRPLPIQIGNVETSARSSSPKLMPLPDSPQDVEDLIFTPDPEEFQRPIVRRAPPAPRPTTDILAELSRSTPAAAPMQASEPRMAQPEISAEEREERLAGVLAEILDDPGSGFRTDAVLYQEFLVRVRMRRVPGPPMSLPEFRRRVAVSRSGVDPEMAAGEAWATALSLSNGVTDDLQGVFLMMAKAAIGGEACPSDARIARAYGTHSARRARRLLGYFEEQGLIVVHTDFSGKRIVAFPDLQAETAPGSADAPDGDFLKSAAE, from the coding sequence GTGCAGGTTGGCATCGATATGGGAATGGCGTCCGGCAACCCGGCGACGCTCGATATCGAGGAATTGCTGGCGACGCGTCTGCTCGTGCAGGGCAATTCCGGTTCCGGCAAATCGCATCTGCTGCGCCGCCTCCTGGAACAGTCGGCCCAATGGGTACAGCAGGTCATCATCGATCCCGAAGGTGATTTCGTCACGCTGTCCGACCGGTTCGGCCATGTCGTCGTCGATGGCGAGCGCACCGAGGCCGAGCTTGCCGGCATTGCCAACCGTATCCGCCAGCACCGCGTTTCCTGCGTGCTGACGCTGGAAGGGCTCGATATCGAGCAGCAGATGCGGGCGGCGGCGGCCTTCCTCAACGGCATGTTCGATGCCGATCGCGAATATTGGTATCCTGTTCTTGTCGTGGTCGACGAAGCGCAGATGTTTGCGCCCTCGGTCGGCGGCGATGTCTCGGAAGATGCGCGCAAGGCATCGCTCGGCGCCATGACCAATCTGATGTGCCGCGGGCGTAAACGCGGGCTTGCCGGCGTCATCGCCACACAGCGTCTCGCCAAGCTTGCCAAGAACGTCGCCGCCGAAGCCTCGAACTTCCTGATGGGCCGCACCTTCCTCGATATCGACATGGCGCGCGCCGCTGATCTGCTCGGCATGGACCGCCGTCAGGCGGAAATGTTCCGCGACCTGAAGCGTGGCCATTTCGTTGCCCTCGGTCCTGCCTTGTCGCGTCGGCCGCTGCCGATCCAGATCGGCAATGTCGAGACCTCGGCGCGCTCTTCCAGCCCGAAGCTGATGCCGCTGCCGGATTCGCCTCAGGATGTGGAAGACCTGATCTTCACGCCGGATCCGGAGGAGTTCCAGCGGCCGATTGTGCGCCGCGCGCCGCCCGCACCACGCCCGACCACCGATATTCTTGCCGAGTTGTCGCGCTCGACCCCGGCTGCCGCACCGATGCAGGCTTCCGAGCCGCGTATGGCGCAGCCGGAAATCTCCGCCGAGGAGCGCGAGGAGCGGCTTGCCGGCGTGCTCGCCGAAATTCTCGACGATCCGGGCTCCGGCTTCCGCACCGATGCAGTTCTCTATCAGGAATTCCTGGTGCGGGTGCGCATGCGCCGCGTTCCCGGTCCGCCGATGTCGCTGCCGGAATTCCGCCGGCGCGTTGCGGTTTCGCGCTCTGGCGTCGATCCTGAAATGGCGGCAGGGGAGGCTTGGGCGACGGCGCTTTCGCTGTCGAACGGCGTCACCGACGATCTGCAGGGCGTGTTCCTGATGATGGCGAAGGCTGCGATCGGCGGCGAGGCTTGCCCTTCGGACGCCCGTATTGCCCGTGCTTACGGCACCCATTCGGCCCGGCGCGCACGCCGGCTACTCGGTTATTTCGAGGAGCAGGGGCTCATCGTCGTGCACACGGATTTCAGTGGCAAGCGCATCGTTGCCTTTCCGGACCTGCAGGCCGAGACGGCACCGGGCTCGGCCGATGCGCCCGACGGCGATTTTCTGAAGAGCGCTGCCGAATAA
- a CDS encoding RNA methyltransferase: MAGTNSERQLLAEGPVIILVEPQMGENIGMVARAMANFGLADLRLVNPRDGWPNEKAQAAASKADHVIEGTKVFATLEEAIADLNFVYATTARSRDNYKPVRAPVFAAGNLRSRFRAGEATGILFGRERWGLTNEEVALADEIVTFPVNPAFASLNIAQAVLLMSYEWMKSGMEDLEAVPFQALEQRPSTKEQLFGLFDQLEEALDSRNYFHPPSKKPKMVDNLRAVLSRRAFTEQEISVLRGVISSLDRFSLNSPRKGGSTRSRKEAPTDDSADE; encoded by the coding sequence ATGGCGGGCACCAACAGCGAGCGTCAACTTCTGGCCGAAGGGCCTGTTATCATTCTGGTCGAGCCGCAGATGGGCGAGAATATCGGCATGGTGGCGCGCGCCATGGCGAATTTCGGCCTTGCCGATCTTCGCCTCGTCAATCCGCGCGACGGCTGGCCGAACGAGAAGGCGCAGGCCGCAGCCTCCAAGGCCGATCACGTCATCGAGGGCACCAAGGTCTTCGCCACGCTGGAGGAGGCGATTGCCGACCTCAATTTCGTCTATGCGACGACGGCGCGCAGCCGCGACAATTACAAACCTGTGCGCGCTCCCGTTTTTGCCGCCGGAAACCTGCGCAGCCGCTTCAGGGCAGGTGAGGCGACCGGCATCCTCTTCGGCCGCGAGCGTTGGGGCCTGACCAACGAGGAGGTGGCGCTTGCCGACGAGATCGTCACCTTTCCGGTCAATCCGGCCTTTGCATCGCTCAACATCGCCCAAGCGGTGCTGCTCATGTCCTATGAATGGATGAAATCCGGCATGGAGGATCTGGAAGCGGTACCGTTCCAGGCGCTGGAGCAGCGGCCCTCCACCAAGGAGCAGCTCTTCGGCCTGTTCGACCAACTGGAAGAGGCGCTCGATTCCCGCAACTATTTCCATCCGCCCTCGAAAAAGCCGAAAATGGTCGACAACCTGCGCGCAGTCCTCTCCCGCCGGGCCTTCACGGAACAGGAAATCAGCGTGCTGCGCGGCGTCATCTCCTCTCTCGACCGCTTCTCGCTCAATAGCCCGCGCAAGGGCGGTTCCACCAGATCCCGCAAGGAAGCGCCCACCGATGACAGCGCCGACGAATGA
- a CDS encoding MarR family winged helix-turn-helix transcriptional regulator → METEDHVDRLRALWAEELPDLDTTPMSILGRIYRLSNLVRPSIEATFAEFDLDRGEFDVIATIRRAGPPYRMIPTELYSLLMISSGGLTHRLDRLEKSGLIRRERSAGDKRSFEVALTEEGIRRAEAAFREDMKRELGHLDGLDEDERRALAGLLRKLAGLLERAGEKGPAAADSV, encoded by the coding sequence ATGGAAACGGAAGACCATGTCGACCGGCTGCGTGCCCTCTGGGCGGAGGAATTGCCCGATCTCGACACGACGCCGATGAGCATCCTCGGGCGCATCTACCGGCTCTCCAATCTGGTGCGCCCCTCTATCGAAGCGACATTCGCCGAATTCGATCTCGATCGGGGCGAGTTCGACGTGATTGCGACGATCCGCAGGGCAGGGCCGCCATACCGAATGATCCCGACGGAACTCTACAGCCTTCTGATGATCTCCTCGGGCGGGCTGACACACCGGCTGGACAGGCTGGAGAAATCCGGGCTCATCCGGCGCGAGCGTTCGGCCGGGGACAAGCGCAGCTTCGAGGTGGCGCTGACGGAGGAGGGTATCCGCCGTGCCGAAGCCGCCTTCCGCGAAGACATGAAGCGGGAACTCGGCCATCTCGACGGGCTGGACGAGGACGAGCGTCGGGCGCTGGCCGGGCTCTTGCGCAAACTTGCCGGTTTGCTCGAACGGGCAGGCGAGAAAGGCCCTGCCGCGGCAGATTCTGTTTGA
- the rpsD gene encoding 30S ribosomal protein S4, with protein MSKRESSKYKIDRRMGENIWGRPKSPVNRREYGPGQHGQRRKGKLSDFGVQLRAKQKLKGYYGDLREKQFRAIFAEASRRKGDTSENLIGLLESRLDAIVYRAKFVPTVFAARQFVNHGHVTVNGVRVNIGSYRCKAGDVIEVRERSKQLVTVLESVSLAERDVPDYVEVDHNKMVATFARVPTLADVPYPVVMEPHLVVEFYSR; from the coding sequence ATGAGCAAGCGCGAATCGTCCAAGTACAAGATCGACCGCCGTATGGGCGAAAACATCTGGGGCCGTCCGAAGTCCCCGGTGAACCGCCGCGAATACGGCCCGGGCCAGCACGGCCAGCGCCGCAAGGGCAAGCTTTCCGACTTCGGTGTGCAGCTGCGCGCCAAGCAGAAGCTGAAGGGTTACTACGGTGACCTGCGCGAGAAGCAGTTCCGCGCGATCTTCGCTGAAGCCTCCCGCCGCAAGGGCGACACCTCGGAAAACCTGATCGGTCTTCTGGAGTCCCGCCTCGATGCGATCGTCTACCGCGCCAAGTTCGTTCCGACGGTCTTTGCTGCCCGTCAGTTCGTCAACCATGGCCACGTTACGGTCAACGGCGTACGCGTCAACATCGGTTCCTACCGTTGCAAGGCTGGCGACGTCATCGAAGTTCGTGAACGCTCCAAGCAGCTCGTTACGGTCCTGGAATCGGTTTCGCTCGCAGAGCGCGACGTTCCTGACTACGTCGAAGTCGACCACAACAAGATGGTTGCCACTTTCGCTCGCGTTCCGACGCTTGCAGACGTTCCGTACCCGGTTGTCATGGAACCGCATCTGGTCGTCGAATTCTATTCTCGCTAA
- a CDS encoding NADP-dependent isocitrate dehydrogenase: MKKIKVANPVADLDGDEMTRIIWQLIKDKLIHPYLDLDIDYYDLSVENRDATNDQVTVDAANAIKKYGVGIKCATITPDEARVKEFNLKEMWKSPNGTIRNILGGVIFREPIICRNVPRLVPGWTQPIVVGRHAFGDQYRATDFKFPGKGKLTIKFVGEDGTVIEKEVFNAPGAGVAMAMYNLDESIREFARASMMYGLMRKWPVYLSTKNTILKAYDGRFKDIFEEVYETEFKDQFKEAGITYEHRLIDDMVASALKWSGGYVWACKNYDGDVQSDTVAQGFGSLGLMTSVLLTPDGKTVEAEAAHGTVTRHYRQHQKGQETSTNSIASIFAWTRGLAHRAKLDDNAELAKFASTLEKVCVDTVEAGFMTKDLALLIGPDQPWLSTTAFLDKIDQNLQAAMA, from the coding sequence ATGAAGAAGATCAAGGTCGCCAATCCCGTCGCCGATCTCGACGGCGATGAAATGACTCGCATCATTTGGCAGCTCATCAAGGATAAGCTGATCCATCCGTATCTCGACCTCGACATTGACTATTACGACCTCTCGGTCGAAAACCGCGACGCCACCAACGACCAAGTGACCGTCGATGCCGCCAACGCCATCAAGAAGTACGGCGTCGGCATCAAGTGCGCGACGATCACGCCGGACGAAGCCCGCGTGAAGGAATTCAACCTCAAGGAAATGTGGAAGAGCCCGAACGGCACGATCCGCAACATCCTCGGCGGCGTCATCTTCCGCGAGCCGATCATCTGCCGCAACGTTCCCCGCCTCGTACCGGGCTGGACGCAGCCGATCGTCGTCGGCCGTCACGCCTTCGGCGACCAGTATCGCGCAACCGACTTCAAGTTCCCCGGCAAGGGCAAGCTGACGATCAAATTCGTCGGTGAAGACGGCACGGTCATCGAGAAGGAAGTCTTTAACGCGCCGGGCGCCGGTGTTGCCATGGCCATGTACAACCTCGACGAGTCGATCCGCGAATTCGCCCGCGCCTCGATGATGTACGGCCTGATGCGCAAGTGGCCGGTCTACCTGTCGACCAAGAACACCATCCTCAAGGCCTATGACGGCCGCTTCAAGGACATCTTCGAAGAAGTCTACGAGACCGAATTCAAGGATCAGTTCAAGGAGGCCGGCATCACCTATGAACACCGCCTGATCGACGACATGGTCGCTTCTGCTCTCAAGTGGTCCGGCGGCTACGTCTGGGCATGCAAGAACTACGACGGCGACGTCCAGTCCGACACGGTTGCCCAGGGTTTCGGTTCGCTCGGCCTGATGACCTCGGTTCTGCTCACGCCCGACGGCAAGACGGTTGAAGCCGAAGCTGCCCACGGCACGGTGACCCGCCACTATCGCCAGCATCAGAAGGGCCAGGAAACCTCGACGAACTCGATCGCTTCGATCTTCGCCTGGACCCGTGGTCTCGCACACCGCGCCAAGCTCGACGACAATGCCGAGCTCGCAAAGTTCGCTTCCACGCTCGAAAAGGTCTGCGTAGACACCGTCGAAGCCGGCTTCATGACCAAGGATCTGGCGCTCCTCATCGGCCCGGATCAGCCGTGGCTTTCGACCACCGCGTTCCTCGACAAGATCGACCAGAACCTGCAGGCCGCAATGGCCTGA